The DNA sequence ATCGATGCTGTCCAGCTCCGCCAGCCTGCCGCCGCCAAAACCAATTTGCTTTCCCTGCTTGTCGAGAAGCTTTGCGCCGAGCACCTGAACCATTCCGGCCCCACCATCGTTGGTGGCGCTGCCGCCAATGCCGATAATGAAGTGCTCAACGCCTCGGTCCAGCGCGTTGCGGATTAACTCCCCCGTACCCAGTGAGGTGGTGATCAGCGGATCGCGGCGTGAAGCGGGAACCAGTTCGAGTCCGCTGGCCGCGGCCATTTCAATATAGGCGCAGCTGTCGTCACCGGAGAGGCCGTAAAAGGCTTCCACCTCTTCACCCAGCGGACCGGTGACGTTCAGCCGGATAATTTTACCTTTGGTCGCGGCGACCATCGCTTCTACCGTGCCTTCTCCGCCATCGGCAACCGGAAGTTTGACATACTGTGCTTCAGGAAAAATCTCACTAAATCCCTGTTCGATTTGCGTGGCAACCTGCTGGGCTGTCAGGCTCTCTTTATATGAATCAGGTGCAATGACTATTTTCATACGTTATCCGTGCGCGTTTGGACTGGCCTGCGCCAGAAATGCAGGTTCCGGCTTAATAATTAAGCCGGATTCCTGGCTTACTTACTGATTTCTACTTTCGCTAATTTCTCATAATAGCAAGCCAGGGCGCTGTGATCGGCCGTGCCAAGGCCATCGGCACGCAGCGCCTGCATCATCTCCATCACCGCCGCCGTCAGCGGCAGCTGGGCACCCACGCCGTGCGAGGTATCCAGCGCATTCGCCAGGTCTTTAATATGCAGATCGATACGGAAGCCCGGTTTGAAGTTGCGATCCATGACCATTGGTGCTTTGGCATCTAATACGGTACTGCCTGCCAGTCCGCCACGAATCGCCTGATAAACCAGTTCCGGATTTACACCCGCTTTAGTCGCCAGCGTCAGCGCTTCCGACATGGCTGCAATATTCAGCGCCACAATCACCTGATTTGCCAGCTTGGTAACGTTGCCCGCGCCAATATCTCCCGTATGAACAACAGAACCGGCCATCGCTTTCATAATGTCGTAGCATTTATCGAACAGCTCTTTATCACCGCCGACCATTACCGACAGCGTTCCGTCTACCGCTTTAGGTTCGCCGCCGCTGACGGGCGCATCCAGCAGAGCGATGTTTTTCTTCGCCAGTTGTTCATGAATTTCGCGGCTGGCAAGCGGCGCGATGGAACTCATATCAATAACGATCGTACCGGGTTTCGCGCCCTCAATGACGCCACCTTCGCCCAGCAGCACTTCTTTGACGTGTGGTGAGTTAGGCAACATGGTGATAATGACGTCGCTCTGCTCAGCTATCGCCTTTGCCGACTCGGCCGCGGTGGCACCAAGGCCGACCACTTCCGCCACGCTGTCTGCATTATGATCGCGTACAACCAGCGAATAGCCCGCTTTCAGCAGGTTTTTGCTCATGGGTTTGCCCATGATGCCCAGACCAATAAATCCGATTTTCATTTCTGTCTCCTTAAAATATGCGTTATTTTTTGAAGCGATCGCACAGAGCCTGAGTGGCTCCACGGAACACGCCTACGTCACTGCCTACCGCCACAAAACCGGCGCCCCACTCCAGATAGCGCCGGGCATCGGCTTCCACCGGCGCGAGGATGCCGCTCGGTTTGCCCGCTGCTTTCGCTCGTTCAAAGATATATTTAATGACTTTCAGGACTTCCGGATGGGCCGGCTGCCCGAGATAGCCCAGTGCCGCCGACAGATCGCCAGGACCGACAAAGATGCCGTCCACGCCTTCAACTGCCGCTATCGCATCAATGTTGTCCACCGCCTGCTGCGTTTCAATTTGTACCAGCACGGTGATGTTGCTGTTGATGGTGCTGTTGTACTCCGGCACGGTGCCGTACATGTTGCTACGATGCGAAACCGACACGCCACGAATGCCCATTGGCGGATAGCGCGTGGAGGCGACGGCGCGCACCGCTTCTTCTTCCGTTTCAACAAACGGGATCAGAAAGTTAGAGAAGCCGATATCGAGCAGACGCTTGATGATTACCGGCTCATTACAGGGAGGACGCACTACCGGTGCGCTGACGCTGCCTTTCAGTGCCATCAGCTGAGGGACAAAGGTGGTGATGTCGTTTGGGGCATGCTCTCCGTCAAGCACCAGCCAGTCGAAACCGGCCAGACCAAGAATTTCCGTGGTAACAGGATTTGCCAGCGCACACCAGCTGCCGATTAAGGTTTCGCCTGCCAGTAAACGCTGGCGGAAGCTGTTAGGACTGCTTACATAGCTCATTGCTCTCTCCTGAAAAAGGGTTAGCGCACCAGACAAGGGCGTTTGTTATCAAAGGTCCAGTTTGGTACCAGGAACTGCATTGCCTGCGCGTCGTCGCGCGCGCCCAGACCAAATTTTTGATACAGCTGGTGAGCCTTCATTACCTGATCCATATCCAGCTCGACGCCCAGCCCCGGCTTTTGCGGTACCTGCACACAGCCACCTTTGATCTGTAGAGGCTGACGCGTCAGGCGCTGATTGCCTTCCTGCCAGATCCAGTGGGTGTCGATGGCGGTGATTTTGCCAGGAGCGGCTGCGGCCACATGAGTGAACATCGCCAGTGAAATATCGAAATGATTATTGGAATGTGAGCCCCAGGTAAGGCCAAAGTCGTTGCACATCTGCGCCACGCGGACGGAGCCTTGCATCGTCCAGAAGTGCGGGTCGGCCAACGGAATGTCGACGGACTGCAAAGATAAAGTATGACCCATCTGCCGCCAGTCGGTGGCAATCATGTTGGTGGCGGTTGGCAGACCCGTCGCACGTCGGAATTCCGCCATCACTTCCCGGCCTGAATAGCCCTGTTCTGCGCCACACGGGTCTTCAGCATAAGCCAGCACGTCTTTCAGCTGTTTGCCCAGCGCGATCGCTTCGTTCAGCGACCATGCGCCATTTGGATCGAGCGTAATTCTTGCTTCAGGAAAACGCTTAGCCAGTGCGGTAACCGCTTCGGCTTCTTCGCTGCCGGCCAGCACGCCGCCTTTCAGCTTGAAGTCGTTGAAACCATATTTTTCATACGTGGCTTCCGCCAGGCGAACCACCGCCTCCGGCGTCAGCGCCTCTTCGTGGCGCAGGCGATACCAGTCACAGTGCTCATCCGGCTGGCTCTGGTAAGGCAGCGACGTTTTACGCCGGTCGCCGACATAGAACAGATAGCCCAGCATTTCGACGCGATCGCGCTGCTGCCCATCGCCCAGCAGCGAAGCCACGTTCACGCCCAGGTGCTGCCCAAGCAGATCCAGCAGCGCGGCTTCAATGCCGGTGACGACGTGGATTGTCGTGCGCAAATCAAAGGTCTGATTTCCCCGTCCCGCCGAATCACGATCGGCAAAGGTATTGCGCACATGACTCAGCAGGTTTTTATATTCTCCAATGCTGTGTCCTTTCAGCAGCGCGGCGGCTTCTTCCAGCGTGCGACGAATCTTTTCGCCACCGGGTATTTCTCCCACGCCGGTATGCCCGGAATTGTCTTTGATAATGACAATGTTCCGGGTAAAAAAAGGACCGTGAGCGCCGCTGAGATTCAGCAGCATACTGTCGTGTCCCGCCACGGGGATCACCTGCATTTCCGTTATCAGCGGTGTTGTTTGACTCATAACCTGTTCCTTCTGAGAAGTGGGCATCAGCGGCCAAAAGCGGGACGCTTGCGATCGAAAGTCCAGCCAGGGATCAAATACTGCATAGAGGCGGCGTCGTTACGTGCGCCGCCAGGCAATGTTTTGTACAGCGCATGGGCTTTCTCAACTTGTGCCCAATCCAGCTCTATCCCCAATCCTGGCGCATCCGGCACGGCAATCTTGCCGTTGCGGATTTGCAGAGGCTCTTTAGTCAGGCGCTGGTTCCCTTCCTGCCAAATCCAGTGGGTATCAATGGCCGTCGGTTTACCCGGCGCGGCCGCCCCCACATGGGTGAACATCGCCAGCGAAATATCAAAATGATTGTTGGAATGGCAGCCCCAGGTAAGCCCCCAGTCGTCGCAAAGCTGCGCGACGCGAACTGCTCCACTCAGGGTCCAGAAATGCGGATCCGCCAGCGGAATATCGACGGCATTGAGCATCACCGCATGATTCATCTCGCGCCAGTTAGTGGCGATCATATTGGTGGCGACAGGCAGGCCCGTTGCACGGCGGAACTCGGCCATCACCTCGCGACCTGAATAACCCTGTTCTGCACCGCAGGGATCTTCGGCATAAGTCAGAATGCCCTGCATGTCTTTGCACAGCGCAATGGCTTCATCCAGCAGCCAGGCCCCATTGGGATCGACGGTAATTCTCGCGTCAGGAAAGCGTTTTTTCATCGCTTTCACCGCATCAATTTCCTGTTCACCTGGCAGAACGCCGCCCTTCAGCTTGAAGTCTTTGAAGCCGTATTTGTCCTGGGCAGCTTCCGCCAGACGCACCACGGCGGCGCTGTCCATCGCCTTTTGATGACGCAGGTGATACCACGCGTGTTTTGCCTGTTTGCCCGCAAGATAAGGAAGATCGGTTTGCTCGCGGTCGCCGATATAGAACAGATAACCCAGCACCGTCACTTCATCACGCTGCTTGCCAGGGCCGAGCAGCTCCGCCACCGGCACGTTCAGGCATTGTCCTAACAGATCCAGCAGCGCCGCTTCCAGCGCGGCTACCGCGTTCACCCGCAGCTCAAAAGTCCAGGCGCCTTTACCAAAAGTATCGAAATCAGCCGACTGGTTGCCTTTGTGCACGTCCTGCACCAGCCGGTTCATCCTTGCCACTTCCCGCCCTTTTACCTGGGGAATGGCGTCCATCAGCGTTTGATAAATGGTCTCGCCCCCTGGTGCTTCGCCTACGCCGGTATGCCCGGCGCTGTCCGTCAGTACCACGATATTTCGGGTAAAATAAGCGCCGTGAGCACCGCCAATATTAAGCAACATACTGTCGTGACCCGCCACGGGGATAACTTTCATATCCGTAATGGTCGGGCTGCTTTGCGTATCCATATTCCGTCCTTACAGGGATTTCAGCTCAATACGTTTGATATCACGTACCAGCACCAGATAGCTCAATACCGCAACGAAGGCGTGAATACCGACGTAAATCAGCGCACCGTTATAGGAGCCGGTGGTGGCAATGATGTAGCCGATAGCGATAGGCGTAATAATGCCGGAGACATTACCGAACATATTGAACAGGCCGCCGCTGAGACCGCTAATCTCTTTTGGCGCGGTATCCGCCATTACCGCCCAGCCGAGTGCACCAATGCCTTTCCCAAAGAATGCCAGCGACATAAAGAACACCACGACCCATTCGGTATCGACATAGTTACAGACCACCATGGTGATAGAGAGCAGCATGCCCGCCACGATCGGCGTTTTACGTGCAATATTAAGGGAGCCGGTTTTACGCATCAGCCAGTCAGAAATAATGCCGCCCAGTACGCCGCCCAGAAAACCGCAGATGGCTGGGACAGAGGCCACCATGCCGGCTTTCAGAATCGACATGCCGCGCGCCTGCACCAGATAAACCGGGAACCAGGTAATAAAAAAGTAGGTTAAAGCGTTAATGCAATACTGCCCGAGGTAGATGCCAAGCATCATACGCGATCCGATTAACTGCTTAATTTGATAACGTTTTTCTGCCCAGCTGACTTTACGATCTTCTTTCTTTTGATCCATGTTGATCAACGCGCCGCCCTGCTCCATATACTCCAGTTCGGCTTTGTTGACGCCCGGATGATCGTTAGGATCGTGAATCACTTTCAGCCAGATAAAGCTGATAATGATGCCGAGCCCCCCCATAAACCAGAATACATGCGCCCAACCCACCTGCGACGTTAGCCAGCCCATGATCGGTGCAAAAATAACCGTCGCGAAGTATTGTGCTGAATTGAAAATGGCCACGGCGGTGCCGCGTTCCTGCGCCGGAAACCATGCCGCGACAATACGACTGTTGCCCGGAAACGAGGGCGCTTCGGCCAGCCCAACCATAAACCGCAGCATAAAAAGCGTGACGATAATGGTGAAGCCGCTGAACAGGTCGACAAATCCCTGCAACAGCGTAAACAGCGACCACAGAAAAATACTCCAGAAATAGACCTTTTTAGATCCAAAGCGGTCCAGCAGCCAGCCGCCGGGGATTTGCCCAATAACGTAAGCCCAGGAGAATGCCGAGAAGATGTAGCCCAGCCCGACCGAGTCCATCCCAATATCTTTTGACATGGCCGAACCCGCAATGGCGATCGTTGCGCGGTCCCCGTAGTTGAAAGAGGTGACGATAAATAACATCACCACTATCCAGTAGCGAGCATTCGTTCTTTTTTGCACTTCGCTCGCAGCACTGCTGATTGAATTCATGATGCACTCCTGAAATATAGCGGTCAGGCAAACTCACTCTGGACTGCATACACATCGCGTTGGGTATCAGAATGACGTTGGGTTAAACACAGCGATTAAATAGCAGAATAATGCGCTAACAACTCTGTCCCGTTCGCTAAAAAGTATAAGAAGGGTAAAACGGGAACACATCAGTAAACTGCCCGGTTAAACCGGTTAAATAGCCCTGTTCTTTTGGCAATTGCACAACATGCTGCGGGCTGGCTCACGGAACCTGATAATCTGTGGAAGCGGTCACACTCTAACGGTAATGCCGCATTGTTTGTGAGCACTCTCACTGATTGCTGGGGAAACGCCCTAAAATAAACGGTTAAAGAAGTATGATGTCGGACATTTGCATAATGTTTTTGCCCCGGCCGGCTCATATACTGTCCAACAGCAGAATAACGTCTACTCACAAAGTCTTTAAATCTCGTATTTCAGGGAGAGAAAGAAAACGCTTCTTTCATTTATTTCAGGACTTGTCGAGCAATGAACAAAACGCAAAATGACACACCTCTCTATATTAAGGTGCATGAAAACGATAATGTCGCCATCGTGGTCAATAATAACGGCCTGAAGGCGGGCACGGAATTTCCATGCGGTTTACAACTCAAAGAGCATATTCCCCAGGGGCATAAAGTTGCGTTAAGCGATATTGCCAAGGGCAACGATATTATTCGTTACGGTGAAGTCATCGGCTATGCCCTGCGCGATATTCTGCGCGGCAGCTGGATTGATGAGTCGCTGGTGGTGTTGCCGGAAGCACCGGAACTCGCCAGCCTGCCGCTCGCCACCCATATTCCTGCCGATTTACCTGCGCTTGAAGGGTATACCTTTGAAGGCTATCGCAACGCCGATGGCAGTGTGGGAACACGAAATCTTCTGGGGATTACCACCAGCGTTCACTGTGTCGCGGGCGTTGTGGATTATGTTGTTCAGATTATTGAGCGGCAGCTGTTGCCCAACTATCCCAATGTCGATGGCGTGGTCGCCCTCAATCATCTTTATGGCTGCGGCGTAGCGATCAATGCGCCTGCCGCCATCGTTCCTATTCGCACTATCCATAATCTTTCGCTGAATGCTAACTTCGGCGGCGAAGTTATGGTCGTGGGGCTGGGCTGTGAGAAGTTGCAGCCGGAGCGCTTGCTGGAAGGCACCCCTGACGTACAGGCCATTTCGCTTGGTGAAGAAGATATTGTGCGCCTTCAGGACGAAAAACATGTCGGCTTTGAATCGATGGTGCAGGATATTTTGCAGGTTGCCGAACGCCATTTACAGCGCCTGAACCAGCGTCAGCGCGAGACCGTTCCGGCTTCAGAACTGGTCGTCGGCATGCAGTGTGGTGGTAGCGATGCTTTCTCGGGCGTCACCGCGAATCCCGCCGTGGGTTTTGCTTCCGATTTGCTGGTACGTTGCGGCGCAACGGTGATGTTTTCAGAAGTCACGGAAGTGCGCGATGCCGTTCATCTGCTCACGCCACGCGTGATCAATAAAGAGGTGGGTAAGCGCCTGCTGGAAGAGATGGCCTGGTATGACGACTATCTGAATATGGGGAAAACCGATCGTAGCGCGAACCCTTCTCCGGGCAATAAAAAAGGGGGGTTAGCCAACGTGGTGGAAAAGGCGCTGGGCTCAATTGCCAAATCCGGACGAAGCGCCATTGTCGAAGTGCTTTCGCCGGGTCAGCGTCCGACTAAACGCGGCCTGATTTATGCCGCAACGCCCGCCAGCGATTTCGTTTGCGGCACGCAGCAGATGGCTTCGGGTATTACCCTACAGGTGTTTACGACCGGTCGCGGCACGCCTTACGGCCTTGCGGTGATCCCGGTGATCAAAATGGCTACCCGAACGGCGCTTGCCGACAGATGGCATGACCTGATGGATATTAATGCGGGAACGATAGCGACGGGAGAAGAGACCATTGAGCAGGTGGGCTGGCGGCTGTTTGAACTGATTTTGGATATTGCCAGCGGACGCAAACAGACCTGGTCAGATCGCTGGGGGATACGCAATTCACTGGCGGTCTTTAATCCTGCCCCTGTCACCTGATTTATTTTACGGTGCCGGTAAGCGTATTGGCCGGCACCGCTTTAATGCTGACAGGGAGGAATCAAACCTTTTCAGCCAAGCTGTTTAGCCCATTCTTCAATCCAGGGTGAAGAGACTTCTTCCGGTTCGGGATGCTCGGTCGCATCGATCAGCAAAACATCACCTATGCGCCGGGCAGCATGCTCCTGCAATAAATCATCAAATTTTTTGCCTGCGCCACAGAAATCATCATAGCTATTATCGCCCAGCGCGATTACGCCATAGCGTAACGTGGGCTGATGACCGAGCTTATCCTTAATGGCGTGAAACAGAGGCGCGATACTGTCCGGAAAATCACCCTGTCCTGTCGTCGACGTGATAATCAGCGCCACGTTTTCACTGTAGCGCAGCCAGTCATCCAGCGTTGGATCTTCAAAAATTTTTACCTGGTGGCCCTGATCCACCAGCAGAGGTTCCGCTTCTTCCGCAACCAGCAGTGCATTACCGTAAACCGTACCGACAAAAATACCTACCTGAGCCATGCTTTTCTCCTTTTCCTTTATTCTGCTGCACTATCCTGAAGGCGGGCGGCATCAAACTCAACCCTGGGAAGATGAGGGAGACACGCCTGCCAACCAAATTGCTGCATTGCTCCCTGCCAGACAGTATCCAGCCCGGCACGCAGTACCAGCGGTTCTCCCGTAACCGGGTGAGTCAGCTGAAGTTCGCTGGCATGCAGCATCAGCCGTTTCATACCGAAATGCTGGGCCGCACTCCGGTTTTGCCGCAAATCGCCATGCGCGCTGTCGCCGATAATCGGATGGCGCAGATGAGTCATATGACGGCGCAGCTGATGCTTACGGCCTGTTTGCGGCTTCAGCTCCATCAGCGTATAACGCGATGTCTCATAACGGCTAACCGGAACCGGTAACTCAGCAGTGGCCAGCGCACGCCAGTGCGTTACCGCAGGCTGGGGGGCCTTCTCAGGACTGGCGAATTTATCCGCAATTTTATCCAGCTCTTCGGTCAGGGCATAGTCAAGGGTTTCTTCGCCATCAAGCCAACCGCGCACCACAGCATGGTAGGTTTTTTGCAGCTGGTGCTGCTCAAACTGTTGCGACAATAACCGGGCGACCTCGCTGGACAATCCCATCAGCAACACGCCTGAAGTCGGTCGATCAAGGCGGTGAACGGTAAACACGTGCTGACCAATTTGATCGCGTACGGTTTGCATCACAAAAACGCTTTCATGTCTGTCGAGCCAGCTGCGGTGAACCAGCCATCCGGCAGGCTTATTTACCGCCACCAGCCATTCATCCTGATACAAAATCTCCAGCATCAGGAATCATGCTCGAACAGTTGATCCAGCTGATTCAGCATGTGAAGCAACGTCGCCCGGCCGGGCATGCTGCCTTCCAGCGCCATTTCATAATAAGGCGCAATAGCCAGCTTAACCGGCAGAGGCGTTTCTGTATCCAGTAAGTTTTGCATGCGCGGAATAAACACCCATTGCAGCCACTGAACCGGCATCATGGTATCCACACAGAAGGGTTCCGGGCTTTCAAAAGCCTCTGTGTTTGGGGCGCAGGTTTGCCACAGTCCCGCATCGTGTAATACCTGCTCAATCGCCTGCAAGCGTTCGCGAACTTGTTGTTCCCGGCTCATAAGCGCTCTCCTGTATCAGAATTCAGAGTTAAAAAAGGGCCGCAAGCATAGCACTACCACGCGGAGATGGTAAAAGTATGGACGAAAAAAAGGGAGCACTGTGAAAACAGTGCTCCCGGTTCGTTCGCAGCCATCCCGCTACATCTATGCTCCCTGCTCGTCCTTGATAACTTTGTCCTGCAGCTTCCTTACTTTTTCACCGTCACTGGCGAGAGTCCCTAAGCATCCTGGCTCGCTGCCTATACTGGCAGCTCCCATTCTCCATCCTGGAGGTGTCCCTGGTCTCAATCCTGAGATATCCTGACTTCATCCTGAAGCCTTTCCCTGTTGCATCTTCCCGATGTGTCCTGACTCATTCCATAAGTAACAGCATCCCTTCCGACGTAATAGATTTTGCCCGAATCCCCCAGGCAAACAATATAGCCTGAGCACTTTTTTGATTTATACCCGTTTTTGTTCGGAAACATCTAAAACAACGTTTTGATTTACTAGGTTTTTGTCAAAAAAGCTTTATCAGTCCCGACGTATTAAAAAGCGATATCTTACAGATATTGTAAGATATCTCTCACACGGGGACCGGCACATTATTGTACAGGATCAATTATCTCCAGAGCGTCAACAAACGCGGCTAAGTCTTTGGCCAGTACTTCACGCTTCTGCGTTCCAGGCTGCTCAAGAATGACTTCTCCGCTCAAATTACATACGGATATGACATCCATTTCAGAAGCCGTAGTGGCGATAAATAAGGTGGGAGTCTGTTTCAGACGGCGCTTCATCACCAGATGACCGATCAAATTTTCCTGCACCCGCAGGAAGTCGTCTTCACTCCAGGTCTGCAACAACGTACAGTCCTTGCCGCCAATATTGACATACATATCACCGGCAAACTGAGAGGTGTACCAGGCGACAATTGCCGGCTGCAATTGCAAATCTAACGCTCGTTCTATCGCATCGAAATTTTTCGCCAGCGTAAAAGGCTGCGGCATCCAGTAAATTGCTTCCCCCACCGTTTGCTGAATGCAGGGGGAAGGCACACCATAGAGTTCGCTGCTGGCAGGGGGATGACCGCATTGCTGGATCCAGCGATGGCAGTATTTATCGGTAAACTCTTTCAGTGCATGGGTAATCTCTTCACTCATTCTTTTTTCACTCTTAACGGCCTGAGTTACACTAAGGCTATGTTCATATTCACTCGCGAATACGCCATCTGGCGCGTCGTGAGCGGAAATTTAATTTGCGACACCGCCAGCTTAAGGCAGGCCAAAAGGTATTACGATGTCTTCACCAGATTCACATCAGGCGCTCAGCGGCCTGACGTTGGGAAAACCAACAGAGTATCACGATAGCTATGCGCCTTCTTTATTGCAGGCTGTGCCACGGAGTATGAACCGTGAGCCTCTTGGGCTTTATCCTGAGAACTTACCTTTCCACGGCGGCGATATCTGGACGCTGTATGAATTGTCCTGGCTTAACGCTAAAGGGCTGCCGCAGGTAGCGGTAGGCGAAGTTAATCTGGATGCCAGCAGCGTTAATCTGATCGAATCGAAAAGCTTTAAGCTTTACCTTAACAGCTTTAATCAGACGAAATTTGCTGACTGGGGTGAAGTGCGAGCGACGCTTGAGCGCGACCTTAGCGCCTGCGCTCAGGGCAACGTCAGCGTCGCGTTATTCCGTCTGCGGGAAATCGAAGGCCAGCCGATTGGCCATTTTTCCGGTTACTGCATTGACGAACAGGATATCGAAATCGATAACTATCAGTTCACGACCGACTATCTGGAAAAGGCGACACAGCCTGAAGTGGTGGAAGAGCAGCTGGTCAGCCATCTGCTGAAGTCTAACTGCCTGATCACCAACCAGCCTGACTGGGGCTCGGTACAAATCAGCTATCGCGGCCCGCGCATTCAGCGCGAGGCGCTGTTGCGTTATCTGGT is a window from the Pantoea sp. CCBC3-3-1 genome containing:
- the queF gene encoding NADPH-dependent 7-cyano-7-deazaguanine reductase QueF (Catalyzes the NADPH-dependent reduction of 7-cyano-7-deazaguanine (preQ0) to 7-aminomethyl-7-deazaguanine (preQ1) in queuosine biosynthesis), translated to MSSPDSHQALSGLTLGKPTEYHDSYAPSLLQAVPRSMNREPLGLYPENLPFHGGDIWTLYELSWLNAKGLPQVAVGEVNLDASSVNLIESKSFKLYLNSFNQTKFADWGEVRATLERDLSACAQGNVSVALFRLREIEGQPIGHFSGYCIDEQDIEIDNYQFTTDYLEKATQPEVVEEQLVSHLLKSNCLITNQPDWGSVQISYRGPRIQREALLRYLVSFRHHNEFHEQCVERIFNDILRFCQPESLSVYARYTRRGGLDINPWRSNGDFRPGLSRLVRQ